AACGTCGAGAGGTCGCCGCGCACCCTCCGGCAGACTGCCGTCGCATCCTCGTTGTTGCCCCTCTTCAAGAGCCGGTAGGGGTCGGCGTCGCCGATCATCCGGTAGGCGAGGCGGTGCACCCTGCTCGCGATGACGGGTGCGGGAACCGGGTCGACGGAGATGCGCCGGAGCAGGTCCCGGCACGCATCGACGATCGTCTGGACGCGCACCGGATCGTCGATACAGAGCCGGCTCTCGTACTCGACCCGGCTGATCAGGCAATCCGTGCAGCCCTGATAAAATCTCATGCTGCAGCTAAATACACCAGTGAAAGAGAAAAAATGGTCTGATGGGGCCACTGCGATTTGAACGCAGGTCAGAAGACCCCCAGTCTCCTAGGATGGCCAGGCTACCCTATGGCCCCTTCCTCATAATCTATGCTCGAATTACACATATATCTTCGCTTTGTGGGGGAGGGTAGAACTTCTATCCCCGGCTTCTCTTATACTCCTCGACGCTTCGTGTCAGCTGTTCAAGTTCGCTGCCGGTGATCTCCATCCTGCCTGTCAACGCATTGACCTCCGTGAGGAGCTGCTGGATGCGCACGTACATCACGTACATGATAAACAGCAGGCAGATGATGGTTACCGAGAGCAAGACTATCATGATTGCATTAATATCAGTCATCATGGTTCTCTCCTGAATAGTGCGCGGGCAAGCCGCTCGACAAACCCTTCCTGTACTTCCTGGGGTTCTTCTTCAACAGGGAAGCCCGCTAAAGAGGCTGCGATTCTTCTGAACGCTTTTGATGCTTCGGATCCTGGCGATCTCACGACGACCGGCGTCCTTGCCGCTGCCGCTCTCCGTATGTTTGCGTCTTCGGGGATCGTATCGATGATCGACACACCAAGGGTCTTCTCGATCTTTCTCCGGTTCATGTCGGTCTCCTCCAGGGTCACCCGATTGAGGATGGCCCCGCCGACGGCGCCGCCGATCGTCTCTGTCAGGATCTTGATCTTCAGGGCATCCACGAGCGAGGAGATCTCGGGGTTTACAACCAGCAGGACCTCGTCAGCCACAGTGAGCGGTACGACTGCATCAGTGCCGATGCCGGCAGGCGCATCAAGGAGCAGGAAGTCACAGCGGTCGGTGAGGTCGCACATCACGTCTTTGAGCAGTTCGGGATCTGCATTCTGAAAG
The genomic region above belongs to Methanoculleus oceani and contains:
- the minD gene encoding cell division ATPase MinD; this translates as MIRAYTIASGKGGTGKTTVTANLGTALAQHGRETCIIDMDIGMANLGLVLGLAETPVTLHEVLAGEALIRDAMYEGPYGLKVVPSGLSLRGFQNADPELLKDVMCDLTDRCDFLLLDAPAGIGTDAVVPLTVADEVLLVVNPEISSLVDALKIKILTETIGGAVGGAILNRVTLEETDMNRRKIEKTLGVSIIDTIPEDANIRRAAAARTPVVVRSPGSEASKAFRRIAASLAGFPVEEEPQEVQEGFVERLARALFRREP